From Salvia splendens isolate huo1 chromosome 16, SspV2, whole genome shotgun sequence, a single genomic window includes:
- the LOC121771341 gene encoding putative disease resistance protein RGA3, with the protein MEPKQKIGCSFIRSSCLGFKKVSVRRDIAKKIENVKAMLEQIYEERKKFDFVIAPPTTDPVPTPWRVQSTPFVDLTKVHGVDIHNKKEDIVSKLMLNGGHTQVLSIVGTGGLGKTTLAKLVYNDERVKDCFELRIWICVSDPFDVAGIAIGIVNKVGIQEIPPNSNQLALVLEKLEASISGKKFLLVLDDVWTEDNTKWDPLKISLQCGAAGSKILVTTRKETVAKMVGTLNDDMYHPNKLSEEECWSLLCDTSLLGKSDEECGKFEVFGKKIARKCNGLPLAAIVLGTLLQFKDLEGWEHVEKNEIWELENAKVELFPHLVLSYNDLSPALKRCFSYCAVYPKDHQIHAETLVEEWMAQGYLGSDSGNGALELKGRENLRNLAMRCLIQDIQKSKSGEQIERCKMHDIVHDFAMFLRKNDDKERSCQACDSSLVSHVQEYRSLPWDYEPPVDERDRSFQVCNCIKSLRVMSIYRCIPVGIEMLIHLRWLEVRGVALSKDGLEIICRLYFLQTLLLSNCYLTVIPREIGNLNQLRRLDLSQNFIMEELLGSVCSLIELRSLSLERCFLEMIPQEIGNLVKLRELDLSQNSRMKELPESICSLVELQILKIEGTSINCVPEALGDLSNLSTLQLRKIKVGSEYNKLGSLKKLYRHLTTEYLDLEIYWSSMSEMEELVEDARQAELQTGLQKLESLNIYFSVKMNEMEQSSSSLPSMWMEVAEALVPHHNLKRLAIGGYEGSRLPHLMSSSFNYIKEIFLFVLSEVSSLPAMGKLPFLEILEFLHLDELMFVGREFLGIESSCDDVVVAFPKLKELKFYYCSKWEEWEDIREEEEESAAISIMPCLTTLSIRNCESLKKLPHRLLHKVSMSQFSRCSKWEEWEDITEEEEEYAAIFSIMPRHTKLSIRDCESLKKLPHGHLQLLDINGSTELVKTYGEGKEGSAWRSISQHNPKLRLYPED; encoded by the coding sequence ATGGAACCTAAGCAAAAGATAGGATGCTCCTTCATCAGATCTTCTTGTTTAGGTTTCAAGAAAGTTTCAGTCCGTCGTGATATTGCcaagaaaattgaaaatgtgAAAGCTATGCTTGAACAGATTTACGAGGAGAGAAAGAAATTTGATTTTGTCATCGCTCCGCCTACAACTGATCCCGTGCCCACACCTTGGCGAGTGCAATCCACACCTTTTGTTGACTTGACGAAAGTTCACGGGGTGGATATACATAACAAAAAAGAAGACATAGTGAGCAAACTAATGCTTAATGGTGGTCATACCCAAGTTTTGTCTATTGTTGGAACCGGGGGACTTGGGAAAACAACTCTTGCCAAACTTGTTTATAATGATGAACGAGTGAAGGATTGTTTTGAATTAAGAATATGGATTTGTGTTTCTGACCCATTTGACGTGGCTGGGATCGCAATTGGAATTGTTAACAAAGTGGGAATACAAGAGATTCCTCCGAATTCCAACCAATTGGCACTGGTATTAGAAAAGCTAGAGGCATCCATTTCGGGAAAAAAGTTTCTTCTTGTGCTGGATGATGTTTGGACAGAAGACAACACCAAGTGGGATCCTCTGAAAATCAGTCTCCAATGTGGTGCAGCAGGCAGTAAAATTCTGGTGACAACGAGAAAGGAAACGGTAGCTAAGATGGTCGGTACCTTAAACGATGATATGTATCACCCAAATAAGCTTAGCGAAGAAGAATGTTGGTCTTTATTGTGTGACACATCTCTTCTTGGAAAGAGTGATGAAGAATGTGGAAAATTCGAGGTGTTCGGCAAAAAAATAGCTAGAAAGTGCAATGGATTGCCTCTTGCTGCAATTGTTTTGGGAACACTTTTGCAGTTCAAGGATTTGGAAGGGTGGGAACATGTAGAGAAGAATGAAATATGGGAATTGGAGAATGCAAAAGTAGAGCTTTTTCCTCATTTGGTTTTAAGCTACAATGATTTGTCCCCGGCTCTTAAGCGTTGTTTTTCATATTGTGCCGTCTATCCTAAAGATCACCAAATTCATGCGGAGACTCTGGTAGAAGAGTGGATGGCGCAAGGTTATCTAGGCTCTGATAGTGGAAATGGAGCACTGGAACTCAAAGGGCGAGAGAACTTGAGAAATTTAGCAATGCGTTGTTTGATTCAGGACATTCAGAAAAGTAAGTCGGGGGAGCAGATAGAAAGGTGTAAAATGCATGATATAGTACATGATTTTGCTATGTTTCTTAGGAAGAATGATGACAAAGAGAGAAGTTGTCAAGCTTGTGACTCTTCATTGGTTTCTCATGTCCAAGAATATCGGAGTCTTCCGTGGGACTATGAACCACCAGTAGATGAAAGAGACAGAAGTTTTCAAGTTTGTAATTGCATAAAAAGTCTTAGGGTGATGAGCATTTACAGATGTATTCCAGTAGGAATAGAAATGTTAATTCACTTGAGATGGTTGGAGGTTCGTGGTGTTGCATTGTCCAAGGATGGCCTTGAAATCATATGCAGGCTTTATTTCTTGCAAACTCTTCTCTTATCGAATTGCTACCTAACAGTGATACCACGAGAAATTGGAAATTTGAATCAATTAAGACGACTTGACTTAAGTCAGAATTTTATAATGGAGGAGTTACTAGGGAGCGTGTGTAGTTTGATTGAATTGCGATCTCTTTCCTTAGAAAGGTGCTTTCTAGAAATGATTCCACAAGAAATTGGGAATTTGGTGAAGTTAAGAGAACTTGACTTAAGTCAGAATTCTAGAATGAAGGAGTTACCAGAGAGCATTTGTAGTTTGGTTGAACTGCAAATCTTGAAGATAGAAGGCACTAGTATCAACTGTGTGCCTGAAGCATTAGGTGACTTAAGTAATCTCAGCACACTGCAACTGCGCAAAATTAAAGTTGGAAGTGAATACAACAAGTTGGGTTCTCTGAAAAAATTATACCGTCATCTTACCACCGAATATCTAGACTTGGAAATCTACTGGAGTAGTATGAGTGAAATGGAGGAATTGGTTGAGGATGCTCGACAAGCAGAGTTACAGACAGGCCTTCAAAAACTAGAATCACTCAATATATATTTCAGTGTTAAGATGAATGAAATGGAgcaatcatcatcatcattaccATCAATGTGGATGGAGGTAGCAGAAGCTCTCGTGCCTCATCACAACTTGAAGAGATTGGCAATCGGGGGATATGAGGGCTCCAGGCTTCCGCATTTGATGTCATCATCCTTCAACTATATAAAAGAGATTTTTCTGTTTGTGTTGAGTGAGGTGTCATCATTGCCTGCGATGGGGAAACTACCTTTCTTGGAAATTCTAGAGTTTTTACATTTAGATGAATTGATGTTTGTGGGAAGGGAGTTTTTAGGAATAGAATCTTCATGCGATGATGTTGTTGTTGCATTTCCTAAACTCAAGGAGCTGAAATTTTATTATTGCTCCAAATGGGAGGAGTGGGAGGACATaagggaggaggaagaagaatcTGCGGCCATCTCCATCATGCCATGTCTCACAACATTGAGTATCAGGAATTGTGAGAGTTTGAAGAAACTGCCGCATCGCCTCCTGCATAAAGTCTCCATGTCTCAATTTAGTAGATGTTCCAAATGGGAGGAGTGGGAGGACATAacggaggaagaagaagaatatgCGGCCATCTTCTCCATCATGCCACGTCACACAAAATTGAGTATCAGGGATTGTGAGAGTTTGAAGAAGCTGCCGCATGGCCACCTGCAGTTGTTGGATATCAATGGTTCAACAGAGCTAGTAAAAACATACGGAGAGGGCAAGGAAGGTTCAGCTTGGAGATCCATATCCCAACATAATCCCAAACTTCGACTTTACCCAGAGGACTAA